A single region of the Vicia villosa cultivar HV-30 ecotype Madison, WI linkage group LG4, Vvil1.0, whole genome shotgun sequence genome encodes:
- the LOC131599666 gene encoding FCS-Like Zinc finger 15-like encodes MVGLSVVLESQKSGTTISKNNKKTPQVINKTMMLNNIIKQHPFHHESHFQEQQHTTFLELCFLCRTRLLPGKDIYMYKGDRAFCSVECRCKQIFMDEEESNNNIQNENCYYAAISSSLSSTSSSSKGSYHKKGRGNQKGGFAY; translated from the exons ATGGTGGGTTTGAGTGTAGTTTTAGAATCTCAAAAAAGTGGTACAACTATAAGCAAGAACAACAAGAAAACTCCACAAGTTATTAACAAAACAATGATGCTTAATAACATCATTAAACAACATCCTTTTCATCATGAATCTCATTTTCAGGAACAACAACATACAACGTTTCTTGAACTATGTTTTCTCTGCAGGACAAGGTTGTTGCCAGGAAAAGACATCTATATGTACAA AGGGGATAGAGCTTTCTGCAGTGTGGAATGTAGATGCAAGCAGATTTTCATGGATGAGGAAGAAAGTAACAACAATATTCAGAATGAGAACTGTTACTATGCTGCAATATCTTCATCTTTGTcttcaacttcatcttcttcaaaaggTTCTTATCATAAAAAAGGAAGAGGAAACCAAAAAGGTGGTTTTGCTTATTGA